The Leptospiraceae bacterium genome includes a region encoding these proteins:
- a CDS encoding type II toxin-antitoxin system RelE/ParE family toxin, translating to MIQSFFDKETKKIWSRLYSKKFPASLQRLMYQKLLLIDVAKDITDLKSPPGNRLHSLSGDRKEQYSISINDQWRICFYWENGNAQQVEIVDYH from the coding sequence GTGATTCAATCTTTCTTTGATAAGGAAACTAAGAAAATATGGAGCAGATTATATTCTAAAAAATTCCCTGCCTCATTGCAAAGATTAATGTATCAAAAACTTCTGTTAATTGATGTAGCAAAAGATATAACTGATTTAAAATCTCCACCGGGTAATCGGTTGCATTCTTTATCTGGAGATAGAAAGGAACAATATAGTATATCTATAAATGACCAATGGAGGATTTGTTTCTATTGGGAAAATGGGAATGCGCAGCAAGTTGAAATTGTAGACTATCACTAA
- a CDS encoding DUF1566 domain-containing protein, with the protein MKKLIFVLLIAILGLSCEKKEDDKTPLLAGLLALAGGGSAGGTGGSCAESSITRSWGCFTDMNDGTVRLAVTAGTFGSQTYTAQTLFYAKCSHGQTYDAGSNTCTGATTTVKYCSVNDNSCNGGTDTGILDGSGTSGAYTACNGLSLASKTWRVPTKNELKLLINCNDGTTMPNDAGSCGAGNFTAPTINSLFPNTTSGAYWSSTSTSLTGAVYIFFSNSIIGMGGQKQPNNMNVRCVSGP; encoded by the coding sequence ATGAAAAAATTAATTTTTGTTTTGTTAATTGCAATACTTGGTTTGAGTTGTGAGAAAAAAGAAGATGATAAGACTCCTTTATTGGCTGGGTTACTAGCACTTGCCGGTGGTGGATCAGCAGGTGGTACAGGCGGTTCTTGTGCTGAATCTAGTATCACAAGATCTTGGGGATGTTTTACTGACATGAATGACGGAACAGTTCGACTCGCAGTCACCGCCGGCACATTCGGAAGTCAGACATACACAGCTCAGACACTCTTCTATGCAAAGTGTAGCCATGGACAGACCTACGATGCGGGTAGCAATACTTGCACAGGAGCAACAACAACTGTGAAGTACTGCAGTGTAAATGATAACAGTTGCAATGGAGGAACAGATACTGGAATACTAGACGGAAGCGGAACGAGTGGAGCTTACACAGCATGTAACGGTTTGAGCTTAGCAAGTAAGACGTGGAGAGTTCCTACAAAGAATGAATTGAAGTTACTTATAAATTGTAATGATGGAACTACTATGCCAAATGATGCTGGTAGTTGTGGTGCGGGTAATTTTACTGCCCCAACAATAAATAGTTTATTTCCGAATACGACTAGTGGTGCTTATTGGAGTTCGACTTCTACAAGTCTGACAGGGGCGGTTTATATCTTTTTCTCTAATAGTATTATAGGCATGGGCGGCCAAAAGCAGCCCAATAACATGAATGTACGTTGTGTCTCTGGACCTTAG
- a CDS encoding HigA family addiction module antidote protein: MKKIPPIHPGEILSEEFLIPYGITAAVLAREIKVTPIRISQILKGKRSITVDTALRLSIYFGNSPEFWLGLQTHFDIETAKDKLRKVNFNIRPLKKVA, encoded by the coding sequence ATGAAAAAAATTCCGCCTATTCATCCTGGAGAAATTCTTAGCGAAGAGTTTCTGATTCCTTATGGAATTACTGCTGCCGTTCTTGCGAGGGAAATCAAAGTTACCCCCATTCGAATCAGCCAAATTCTCAAAGGTAAACGATCAATTACAGTAGATACCGCTCTTAGGCTTTCTATTTATTTTGGTAACTCTCCTGAATTTTGGCTTGGATTGCAAACTCATTTTGATATTGAAACCGCCAAAGATAAGCTGAGAAAGGTAAATTTTAATATTCGTCCTTTGAAAAAAGTTGCCTGA
- a CDS encoding DUF5615 family PIN-like protein: MKFLLDQGIPRSLKDLLISEGYGAEHVGFIGMAKADDSDIIEYAKKEGYICITLDADFHMILALSKDNSPSVIRIRIENLKAIDHLELLKRILPDTKESLLSGALVSIREDSIGIRKLPI, translated from the coding sequence GTGAAATTTCTATTAGACCAAGGTATTCCTCGCTCTCTTAAAGATCTTTTAATTTCTGAAGGATATGGTGCAGAGCATGTTGGTTTTATCGGCATGGCGAAAGCGGATGATTCAGACATAATTGAATACGCTAAAAAAGAAGGTTATATTTGCATTACATTAGATGCTGATTTTCATATGATTCTAGCATTATCAAAGGATAATAGCCCGTCAGTCATTCGTATAAGAATTGAAAATCTTAAAGCTATTGATCACTTAGAATTACTTAAAAGAATTTTGCCAGATACAAAGGAGAGCCTACTTTCGGGAGCATTGGTTTCTATTCGAGAAGATTCTATAGGTATTCGTAAATTACCTATCTAA
- a CDS encoding DUF433 domain-containing protein — protein sequence MERNLNRITFNSNQMNGQPCIRGMRLTVKRVLEIVSIYQSRQEIFQEFPELEEDDIKQSLEYVSLLLQDKIIPLSRVA from the coding sequence ATGGAAAGAAATCTAAATAGAATCACATTCAATTCGAATCAAATGAACGGTCAGCCTTGCATCAGAGGAATGAGGCTAACAGTAAAAAGGGTTTTAGAAATTGTTTCTATCTACCAATCCAGACAAGAGATATTCCAAGAATTCCCAGAATTGGAAGAAGACGATATTAAACAATCTTTAGAATACGTGAGTTTGCTCCTGCAAGATAAAATAATTCCTTTGTCTAGAGTTGCTTAG